Proteins found in one Sorghum bicolor cultivar BTx623 chromosome 1, Sorghum_bicolor_NCBIv3, whole genome shotgun sequence genomic segment:
- the LOC8083625 gene encoding protein NRT1/ PTR FAMILY 8.3: MRRDPSFISILLLSHVMQGATSEYTRDGSVDINKQPALKHSTGKWRACFLILGVEFCECMAFFTISKNLVTYLTAVLHESKVTAARNMSAWVGACFFTPLFGGFIADTYWGRYWTIVGFFPLYVVAMVVLIASASLPIFSTSSDHGGSVHRAFVYLGMYIAAIASGGVKPCTSSFGADQFDTNDHAELVTKGSFFSWYFFLINTSNLLSGTVIVWLQDNVGWAVSYVIPTVLMLICFPAFLAGSRVYRFRKMGVSPLTSILQVVVAAVRKWHIKLPDDSSLLYEPSGTDASYKIEHTNEFRFFDKAAIVSAPSDNESTVPLCSWRLCTVTQVEELKMLLRMSPIWASFVIVYAVDAQMPSTLVEQRMFMDNRVGSFTIPPASMSVVGVISCLVWVPIYEMALVPLARRFTGKEKGFSQAQRLGIGLALSMLTMVYAALLETRRLAVAEASGMRDPDAPVPMSILWQVPLHVVHGAAQVFAGVGATEFFYDQSPETMKSLCAALGQLALAFASYMNSLLLSIVAVATTRR, translated from the exons ATGAGGAGAGACCCCTCCTTCATCTCCATCCTTCTCCTCAG TCATGTCATGCAGGGTGCAACTTCAGAATATACAAGAGATGGATCAGTTGATATCAACAAGCAGCCTGCTCTCAAGCACAGCACAGGGAAATGGAGGGCATGCTTCCTCATCTtag GTGTTGAGTTCTGCGAGTGCATGGCTTTCTTCACAATCTCAAAGAACTTGGTGACCTATCTCACCGCTGTTCTCCACGAAAGCAAAGTCACTGCAGCCAGGAATATGTCCGCCTGGGtcggagcttgcttcttcacgcCACTTTTTGGGGGTTTCATTGCAGACACTTACTGGGGGAGATACTGGACAATTGTCGGTTTCTTCCCACTTTATGTGGTT GCAATGGTCGTTCTTATAGCCTCTGCATCCCTTCCCATATTCTCAACATCTTCTGACCATGGGGGCAGCGTTCATCGAGCATTCGTTTACCTTGGAATGTACATCGCTGCCATTGCCAGCGGTGGTGTCAAGCCATGCACGTCATCCTTTGGGGCTGACCAATTTGACACCAATGACCATGCAGAGCTGGTGACCAAGGGCTCCTTCTTCAGCTGGTACTTCTTCTTGATCAACACCAGCAACCTGCTGTCTGGAACTGTGATTGTTTGGCTGCAGGACAATGTTGGGTGGGCAGTCAGCTACGTCATACCGACAGTGCTCATGCTCATCTGTTTCCCTGCATTTTTAGCTGGCTCCAGGGTATACAGGTTTCGGAAAATGGGAGTAAGCCCCCTTACGAGCATACTTCAAGTGGTTGTTGCAGCTGTCAGGAAGTGGCATATCAAACTGCCGGATGATAGCTCTCTTCTATATGAGCCTTCTGGAACTGACGCAAGTTACAAAATCGAGCATACCAATGAATTCAG GTTCTTCGACAAGGCTGCTATTGTATCGGCTCCATCAGACAACGAATCCACGGTGCCACTGTGCTCATGGAGGCTCTGCACAGTGACACAGGTTGAGGAGCTGAAGATGCTGCTGCGGATGTCACCCATCTGGGCATCTTTCGTTATCGTCTACGCGGTCGACGCGCAGATGCCATCGACGTTGGTTGAGCAGCGCATGTTCATGGATAACCGTGTTGGCTCCTTCACCATCCCACCTGCGTCTATGTCCGTCGTCGGAGTGATCAGTTGCCTGGTCTGGGTCCCTATCTACGAAATGGCACTGGTGCCGCTCGCACGACGCTTCACTGGCAAGGAAAAGGGCTTCTCCCAAGCACAGCGCCTCGGGATCGGCCTAGCGCTGTCCATGCTCACCATGGTGTACGCAGCGCTGCTCGAGACGAGGAGGCTAGCGGTGGCGGAGGCCAGCGGCATGAGAGATCCGGATGCGCCTGTGCCAATGAGCATCCTGTGGCAGGTGCCGCTCCATGTCGTCCACGGCGCAGCCCAGGTGTTTGCCGGCGTCGGCGCGACCGAGTTTTTCTACGACCAGTCCCCCGAGACCATGAAGAGCCTGTGCGCAGCGCTCGGACAGCTGGCGCTAGCGTTTGCGTCCTACATGAACTCACTCTTGCTCAGCATTGTCGCAGTGGCAACAACACGCCGCTGA